A part of Rhodamnia argentea isolate NSW1041297 chromosome 8, ASM2092103v1, whole genome shotgun sequence genomic DNA contains:
- the LOC115754092 gene encoding chorismate synthase, chloroplastic-like isoform X3: MTSTRKETDTCKIYSGVYEGVTTGTPILISVPNTDHRGSDYNQVSLAYRPSHADATYDMKYGVRAIGGGGRSSARETIGRVASGDIAKKLLKEFSRTEVLAYVSQAHEVVLPEHLVDQESVTHEQIESNIVRCPDAGYADKMIAAIDAARVTGDSVGSVVSCIVRNAPRGLGSPVFDKLEASLAGALLSVPAAIGFEFGSGFTGTRLTGSQHNDEFYLDGHGRIRTRTNRSGGIQGGISNGEIINMRVAFKPTPTIGRKQNTVTRDKKETELITHIRFDPCVAPRAVPIVEAMVALVLADQLMSHYAQCHLFPINPNLQEPIVLPQTRNDQKVTQHL; the protein is encoded by the exons ATGACTAGCACTAGGAAGGAGACTGATACATGTAAAATATATTCAGGAGTCTATGAAG GGGTGACTACTGGGACACCGATCCTGATATCTGTTCCTAATACTGATCACAGAGGCTCT GACTACAACCAGGTGTCATTAGCTTATAGACCTTCTCATGCCGATGCAACTTACGACATGAAGTATGGTGTCCGAGCAATAGGG GGTGGTGGTAGATCTTCAGCAAGAGAAACCATCGGTCGAGTTGCATCTGGAGATATCGCTAAGAAACTTCTGAAAGAATTCTCCAGGACTGAG GTTCTTGCTTATGTCTCTCAAGCCCATGAAGTAGTACTTCCAGAACATTTGGTAGATCAAGAATCTGTTACGCATGAGCAG ATAGAGAGCAACATTGTCAGGTGTCCAGATGCTGGCTATGCAGACAAGATGATTGCTGCGATCGACGCTGCCAGGGTCACCGGGGACTCTGTCGGCAGTGTTGTCTCATGCATAGTGAGGAATGCTCCACGC GGGCTTGGTTCACCAGTTTTTGACAAACTGGAAGCCTCGTTGGCAGGAGCTCTCTTATCTGTACCTGCAGCCATTGGATTCGAGTTTGGTAGTGGTTTCACTG GTACACGTTTGACAGGGAGCCAACACAATGACGAGTTCTACTTGGACGGACATGGAAGAATCAGGACGAGAACAAACCGATCGGGTGGCATTCAG GGTGGAATTTCCAATGGGGAGATCATAAACATGAGAGTAGCTTTCAAGCCGACACCGACTATCGGG AGGAAGCAAAACACAGTGACTAGAGATAAGAAGGAAACTGAGCTAATCACCCACATTCGGTTCGATCCGTGTGTCGCTCCTCGAG CGGTTCCGATCGTAGAGGCCATGGTGGCTCTGGTGCTGGCGGATCAACTGATGTCGCACTATGCACAATGTCATCTCTTTCCTATCAATCCAAACCTACAGGAACCGATTGTGCTGCCGCAAACTCGGAACGACCAGAAAGTGACACAACACCTCTAA
- the LOC115754092 gene encoding chorismate synthase, chloroplastic-like isoform X1 gives MASSLPCVVAPLSSSSSCFGSLPRELCGSSPSLLPTRAWTSQNLQVRATGNTFGNFFRVTTFGESHGGSIGCIVDGCPPRIPLSEADIQADLDRRRPGQSRMTSTRKETDTCKIYSGVYEGVTTGTPILISVPNTDHRGSDYNQVSLAYRPSHADATYDMKYGVRAIGGGGRSSARETIGRVASGDIAKKLLKEFSRTEVLAYVSQAHEVVLPEHLVDQESVTHEQIESNIVRCPDAGYADKMIAAIDAARVTGDSVGSVVSCIVRNAPRGLGSPVFDKLEASLAGALLSVPAAIGFEFGSGFTGTRLTGSQHNDEFYLDGHGRIRTRTNRSGGIQGGISNGEIINMRVAFKPTPTIGRKQNTVTRDKKETELITHIRFDPCVAPRAVPIVEAMVALVLADQLMSHYAQCHLFPINPNLQEPIVLPQTRNDQKVTQHL, from the exons ATGGCATCTTCTCTGCCATGTGTCGTGGCTCcattgtcctcctcctcctcctgcttcgGTTCTCTGCCCCGAGAGCTTTGCGGTTCTTCGCCGTCACTGCTCCCGACCCGCGCATGGACGTCCCAGAATCTGC AGGTACGAGCGACTGGGAATACCTTTGGGAATTTCTTCCGAGTCACCACTTTCGGCGAGTCTCACGGGGGCAGCATTGGTTGCATAGTCGATGGGTGTCCCCCTAGAATACCGCTTTCCGAAGCCGACATCCAAGCCGATCTGGACAGAAG GAGACCGGGTCAGAGCCGGATGACTAGCACTAGGAAGGAGACTGATACATGTAAAATATATTCAGGAGTCTATGAAG GGGTGACTACTGGGACACCGATCCTGATATCTGTTCCTAATACTGATCACAGAGGCTCT GACTACAACCAGGTGTCATTAGCTTATAGACCTTCTCATGCCGATGCAACTTACGACATGAAGTATGGTGTCCGAGCAATAGGG GGTGGTGGTAGATCTTCAGCAAGAGAAACCATCGGTCGAGTTGCATCTGGAGATATCGCTAAGAAACTTCTGAAAGAATTCTCCAGGACTGAG GTTCTTGCTTATGTCTCTCAAGCCCATGAAGTAGTACTTCCAGAACATTTGGTAGATCAAGAATCTGTTACGCATGAGCAG ATAGAGAGCAACATTGTCAGGTGTCCAGATGCTGGCTATGCAGACAAGATGATTGCTGCGATCGACGCTGCCAGGGTCACCGGGGACTCTGTCGGCAGTGTTGTCTCATGCATAGTGAGGAATGCTCCACGC GGGCTTGGTTCACCAGTTTTTGACAAACTGGAAGCCTCGTTGGCAGGAGCTCTCTTATCTGTACCTGCAGCCATTGGATTCGAGTTTGGTAGTGGTTTCACTG GTACACGTTTGACAGGGAGCCAACACAATGACGAGTTCTACTTGGACGGACATGGAAGAATCAGGACGAGAACAAACCGATCGGGTGGCATTCAG GGTGGAATTTCCAATGGGGAGATCATAAACATGAGAGTAGCTTTCAAGCCGACACCGACTATCGGG AGGAAGCAAAACACAGTGACTAGAGATAAGAAGGAAACTGAGCTAATCACCCACATTCGGTTCGATCCGTGTGTCGCTCCTCGAG CGGTTCCGATCGTAGAGGCCATGGTGGCTCTGGTGCTGGCGGATCAACTGATGTCGCACTATGCACAATGTCATCTCTTTCCTATCAATCCAAACCTACAGGAACCGATTGTGCTGCCGCAAACTCGGAACGACCAGAAAGTGACACAACACCTCTAA
- the LOC115754092 gene encoding chorismate synthase 1, chloroplastic-like isoform X2 — translation MASSLPCVVAPLSSSSSCFGSLPRELCGSSPSLLPTRAWTSQNLQVRATGNTFGNFFRVTTFGESHGGSIGCIVDGCPPRIPLSEADIQADLDRRRPGQSRMTSTRKETDTCKIYSGVYEGVTTGTPILISVPNTDHRGSDYNQVSLAYRPSHADATYDMKYGVRAIGGGGRSSARETIGRVASGDIAKKLLKEFSRTEVLAYVSQAHEVVLPEHLVDQESVTHEQIESNIVRCPDAGYADKMIAAIDAARVTGDSVGSVVSCIVRNAPRGLGSPVFDKLEASLAGALLSVPAAIGFEFGSGFTGTRLTGSQHNDEFYLDGHGRIRTRTNRSGGIQGGISNGEIINMRVAFKPTPTIGRFRS, via the exons ATGGCATCTTCTCTGCCATGTGTCGTGGCTCcattgtcctcctcctcctcctgcttcgGTTCTCTGCCCCGAGAGCTTTGCGGTTCTTCGCCGTCACTGCTCCCGACCCGCGCATGGACGTCCCAGAATCTGC AGGTACGAGCGACTGGGAATACCTTTGGGAATTTCTTCCGAGTCACCACTTTCGGCGAGTCTCACGGGGGCAGCATTGGTTGCATAGTCGATGGGTGTCCCCCTAGAATACCGCTTTCCGAAGCCGACATCCAAGCCGATCTGGACAGAAG GAGACCGGGTCAGAGCCGGATGACTAGCACTAGGAAGGAGACTGATACATGTAAAATATATTCAGGAGTCTATGAAG GGGTGACTACTGGGACACCGATCCTGATATCTGTTCCTAATACTGATCACAGAGGCTCT GACTACAACCAGGTGTCATTAGCTTATAGACCTTCTCATGCCGATGCAACTTACGACATGAAGTATGGTGTCCGAGCAATAGGG GGTGGTGGTAGATCTTCAGCAAGAGAAACCATCGGTCGAGTTGCATCTGGAGATATCGCTAAGAAACTTCTGAAAGAATTCTCCAGGACTGAG GTTCTTGCTTATGTCTCTCAAGCCCATGAAGTAGTACTTCCAGAACATTTGGTAGATCAAGAATCTGTTACGCATGAGCAG ATAGAGAGCAACATTGTCAGGTGTCCAGATGCTGGCTATGCAGACAAGATGATTGCTGCGATCGACGCTGCCAGGGTCACCGGGGACTCTGTCGGCAGTGTTGTCTCATGCATAGTGAGGAATGCTCCACGC GGGCTTGGTTCACCAGTTTTTGACAAACTGGAAGCCTCGTTGGCAGGAGCTCTCTTATCTGTACCTGCAGCCATTGGATTCGAGTTTGGTAGTGGTTTCACTG GTACACGTTTGACAGGGAGCCAACACAATGACGAGTTCTACTTGGACGGACATGGAAGAATCAGGACGAGAACAAACCGATCGGGTGGCATTCAG GGTGGAATTTCCAATGGGGAGATCATAAACATGAGAGTAGCTTTCAAGCCGACACCGACTATCGGG CGGTTCCGATCGTAG